From one Lotus japonicus ecotype B-129 chromosome 3, LjGifu_v1.2 genomic stretch:
- the LOC130749393 gene encoding isoleucine N-monooxygenase 1-like has protein sequence MGLMPDFLSLCHEFPWTFLLVVIFSFMIFKVTKTHLVNKSKKYKLPPGPKPWPIVGNLPEMLANRPATIWIHKLMKEMNTEIACIRLANTIVIPVTCPTIACEFLKKHDASFASRPKIMSTDIASDGFITTVLVPYGEQWKKMKRVLVNNLLSPQKHQWLLGKRNEEADNLMFYIYNKCCKDVNDGPGLVNIRIAAQHYGGNVFRKLIFNSRYFGKVMEDGGPGFEEVEHINATFTILKYVYAFSISDFVPILRRLDLDGHRSKIMKAMRIMRKYHDPIIDDRIKQWNDGLKTVEEDLLDVLIKLKDANNKPLLTLKELKAQIIELAIEMVDNPSNAFEWALAEMINQPELLKRATEELDNVVGKERLVQESDIPKLQFVKACAREGLRLHPMEYFNVPHLCMNDTMVGDYLFPKGSQVLLSRVALGRNPKFWTDPLKFNPDRHLKSGEDVVLTEPDLRFISFSTGRRSCPGVALGTTMTVMLFARMLHGFSWSAPPNVSSIDLVPSKDDLFLAKPLLLVAKPRLAAELYRTNEI, from the exons ATGGGTCTTATGCCTGATTTCCTCTCTTTGTGCCATGAATTCCCTTGGACTTTTTTGCTTGTTGTGATATTTTCCTTTATGATTTTCAAAGTCACTAAAACTCACTTAGTTAACAAGTCCAAGAAATACAAACTACCCCCAGGTCCCAAACCGTGGCCGATTGTTGGCAATCTCCCTGAGATGCTTGCAAACAGGCCTGCAACTATATGGATACACAAGCTGATGAAAGAAATGAACACTGAAATAGCGTGTATCCGCCTAGCAAATACCATTGTTATCCCTGTGACGTGCCCCACTATTGCCTGTGAATTCTTGAAAAAACACGATGCTTCTTTTGCATCGAGGCCAAAAATCATGTCCACTGATATAGCCAGCGATGGTTTCATAACCACGGTTCTTGTACCCTATGGGGAAcaatggaagaagatgaagagagtgTTGGTCAACAACTTGCTTTCCCCTCAAAAGCATCAATGGCTTCTAGGTAAAAGGAATGAAGAAGCTGATAACCTTATGTTTTACATCTACAACAAGTGTTGCAAAGATGTGAATGATGGTCCTGGCCTTGTGAATATTAGGATTGCGGCGCAACATTATGGTGGTAATGTGTTCAGGAAATTGATTTTCAATTCAAGGTACTTTGGAAAGGTAATGGAGGATGGAGGGCCAggttttgaggaagttgagCATATAAATGCTACTTTCACAATACTTAAATATGTTTATGCCTTTTCCATTTCTGATTTTGTTCCAATCTTGAGGAGACTTGACTTGGATGGCCATAGGAGCAAAATCATGAAAGCTATGAGGATCATGAGGAAGTATCATGATCCCATTATTGATGATAGAATCAAACAGTGGAATGATGGCTTGAAGACCGTTGAAGAAGACTTACTGGACGTGTTGATCAAACTCAAGGATGCCAACAATAAACCATTACTCACATTGAAGGAACTCAAGGCGCAAATTATA GAATTGGCGATTGAAATGGTGGACAATCCATCAAATGCTTTTGAATGGGCACTAGCAGAAATGATAAACCAACCTGAGTTGCTCAAACGAGCCACTGAAGAATTGGACAATGTGGTTGGCAAAGAGAGGTTGGTCCAAGAATCAGATATTCCTAAGCTCCAATTTGTTAAAGCTTGCGCAAGAGAAGGTCTTCGACTTCACCCCATGGAGTATTTCAATGTTCCCCATCTTTGCATGAATGACACAATGGTTGGTGATTACTTGTTCCCAAAAGGAAGTCAAGTACTACTAAGTAGAGTTGCTCTTGGTAGAAACCCAAAATTCTGGACTGATCCCCTCAAGTTCAACCCGGACCGCCATCTCAAGTCGGGTGAAGATGTGGTTTTGACGGAGCCAGATTTGAGGTTCATATCCTTTAGCACAGGAAGACGTAGTTGTCCTGGAGTAGCACTTGGCACCACAATGACTGTAATGTTATTTGCTAGGATGCTTCATGGCTTCAGCTGGAGTGCACCACCAAACGTATCAAGCATCGATCTTGTCCCGTCCAAAGATGATCTCTTTCTAGCTAAGCCACTTTTACTTGTGGCAAAACCAAGATTGGCTGCAGAACTCTATCGTACTAATGAAATTTAA